The Polaribacter sp. HaHaR_3_91 genomic sequence TAATATTTGTTCTCCTGCTAAACCACTTTTTTCTGGATGAAACTGAGTTCCATAAAAATTATCTTTTTGTAAAGCAGATGCATATTCAAATTCATAGTCTGTAGTTGCAATGGCTTCTTCACAATTTTCTGCGTAAAAACTATGCACTAAATACATAAATTCTTTTTCTTTAACACCTGTAAATAAATCCGATTTCAAATTATAAATCACGTTCCACCCCATTTGAGGAACTTTTACAGCATTCGAAAACTTCTTTATTGCTACATTAAATATCCCTAATCCTTTCGTATT encodes the following:
- the hisH gene encoding imidazole glycerol phosphate synthase subunit HisH, encoding MKLVIIDYGAGNIKSIQFAFKRLGIDAVLSNNIDEIKGADKVIFPGVGEASSAMKMLQESGLDKVIPTLKQPVLGICLGMQLMCNSSEEGNTKGLGIFNVAIKKFSNAVKVPQMGWNVIYNLKSDLFTGVKEKEFMYLVHSFYAENCEEAIATTDYEFEYASALQKDNFYGTQFHPEKSGLAGEQILKNFLNL